The Labeo rohita strain BAU-BD-2019 chromosome 22, IGBB_LRoh.1.0, whole genome shotgun sequence genomic sequence TGCCAAATTCAACCTGTTCGTCAAGATATCGGGCTGGTTCAGGTAAAGACGGCACAATGCGAAAAATTTCATTGAGTTTCACTCACAGCTGTCGGCTCCGTCCGGCTACGACAGCTAGCATGCTAGTTAGCTCGCTCGACTTTATTAGAAATTAAACGCTGTTTAACCTTTTGAATTGTGTTTCAAAGAcaataattatgagattaaatgttaatgtaataGATACAACACAAAAGCGGacattttcaagtcatttttcaGGCAGACAGATGTTAGCACGACGAAGTAAACATTTGACACATTCTGCAATATCTTTCATTTTACTTCATAAATTGTGTTCAGAGATATTCCGCGATAAAATACGTCTATCAAGAGGTTATTTCGACCacgtgtcattttattttaataaactacaGTAGTGTATTTGCCTAGCTGTGGCTTCCTACAGCCAGTCTGTCTGGTCAGGCCACCTCATTAATGAATGCGTCCTAAACCactttctccttttgtgtttgtgtcctTCCCCAGATCCATTCTTGCCGATAAAACCTCTCGCAATCTGTTTTTCTTCCTGTGTCTGAACCTGTCGTTCGCGTTCGTGGAGCTGCTGTACGGCATATGGAGTAACAGGTAACAGTAGGGGGCCAAACACAAGAATATGCCACGTAGGTCTAAATGTGGGACGAGCTAGTGTGCTTTTGTTTTGGGCCTTAACTTTCTAGTAGCAGTGATTTGATTAGAGTTTCTAACTTGTTTTGTTATCGCAGTCGTCCTTGAAGTTGAGATTGAGGGCAGATCAAAGTTCAGCAAATACAGGATGCGTCACAAAACCTGTTGAGGTGCCTGTCTACAAGACATATTTGAGGTTGGAGGTGTGTTTGAATGGTCAAACACGCCTCCGATGCCTGAAAATGCTTTTTGGATAAGCAAATCTTACTTGGTTTTGAAAAACGCCtgttgtgttttatatatatataaccattGTGGGGAAAATCCGACTGATGAAAGGAAGTGCCATTAACCGTTTGTATGCCATTGTGTGCTTACAATTATATGTCTTCTCATTTGTACCTTGGGTTTAGACCTTGTAATTTTGTTGGGTTAGGCTTGATAAATAGATTTCTTTTGTTTATGTTCATATCTGACACTGACAGTAGTTTACAGTGACTGAGTGACCTGAATTTTAGTTGATGTGATTTTAGGTGACATTGTGATATTACGCTTGCAACAAGTtgagcatttcagcattttgcaAGTGATGCAGTCccagaattttattttgttttatttgttgttgttgttataatttatttcatgtGCTATCTTTCGTTTGATAATAttatgcaaatcatttgataaTATTATGCAAAACATGACACTATCCAATGAATGGAAAATGGGAGTGCAGACAGTAAAGCTTTATTATTGTtggtgttgttattattatttttattattattcgtTCAATAACAGTAAAAgtagaaataattttatttcttaattttttactAGATCAATAATAGTACCAgtgattataatataatatgtgtaGAATGTGTAGAATAtatcgttatttttatttatgtatttatttatttttattgaagtaGTAATGGTACCagtagtaataatataatagtgaTTTATAGtggtatacatttttatttatttatttatttttattaaatcaataatAGTACCAGTAGTAATAATGTAATagtaaacacttttatttatttgtttgtttttttatttgtttctttgattCTGGTACTGGTATTAtggatttaataataataataagaagaagaatgataatattgatgatgatgataatagtaataataataataattattattattattattaaatcaataaTAGCACCACTAgtgataatatataataatatacatttatttgtttatttatttatttatttatttatactgttactGGTATTATggatttaataattattatcaataattaaattaataatagttccattataatataatagtagtatatagtagtatttatttatttatttatttatttatttaaagtcaaTAATAGTTCCAGTAATAATAGTATACGCAGTAGtagtcatttcattttaatttaattatttctttatttgttaaaGAAGAATACCAGcagtgataataatattaatatactgtttaaattattattaaatcaatgATGTCAATAATAGTaccagtagtagtagtaatagtaataataataataataatataatttttatttattattaaatctatAGTACCAGCAGCAGTAATATATAGTAGtatagtagtatttatttatttgtttgtttgtttgtttgttgttgttgtttataatacttaaaaacaaTGATAATATTATGCAGTTGATAATATTGTGCAAATTGCACAATCcaacagtgatttatttttttttaaattatcattattaatttattattcttgttgttatttattataacaatttGTTTAATACACTTTGTCATTTGATAATTTTATGCAAATGACACAGTCCCCTGAATGGGACTGTAGACAGCGAAGCGAcgcgattattattattattgttattattattagttttttaataataatgattttttagtatttgttttcattattttttatatatatgtgtgtgtacaatatatttatataatacatcatatatacaataaatctgtttaaatctgttattaaatatgataacccgtattaaaatattaaaaatgtagttattattttcttgttttttaatttattattaattgtttattttattttacgtaGTTAGAAACTAACTTGACAACCAAATCTCTGTCAGCATGACTGGACCTTTTAgactgtgtgttttatttttgtctgtgaatgaaggAGTGAATAATGTCCCACAAAAGGCCCTACACAATGTGCCTCTGACCTCAATATGGGGTGTGATgtatttctcagatttcatgataaTTTAACACTTCCCTTTTTGTGTTGGTTTGATTCTCAGTTTAGGTTTGATATCGGATTCCTTTCACATGTTCTTTGACTGCACCGCTCTCCTGGCAGGCCTTGCAGCGTCGGTCATTTCACGGTGGAGGTCCAATGACTCCTTCTCATATGGGTGAGAGaacattacagtttaaaaacagcTATTGTGGTTAGAATAGCAATGACGCAAGTTTCCTAAAAATAAGCATTCACTTCTGCATGAGTGCTGTTCACAGGAAACTGCGTGTCTTTGGTTTCGTCTTTGGTTGTTATGCAAGtccatctgatttttttttttttttttgtaggtatgTGAGAGCAGAAGTGCTCGCAGGATTTGTGAATGGCCTTTTTCTCATCTTTACTGCCTTCTTTATCTTCTCAGAAGGTGTTGAGGTATGTACTAGTGTAAGATTACAGTTGCTTTACTTGCTAAGTGACATACTAATTCACTCATATCTTTTTGCTGAATGATGGCATCTTGTCTTGTCACCAGAGGGCGCTGGAACCCCCTGATGTGCACCATGAACGTTTGCTCCCGGTGTCTATAGCAGGGCTGCTGGTCAATCTTGTaggaatatttgtttttcaacaTGGAGGACATGGACATTCACATGGTGGTGAAGGTAAGATCATTCCCACCCATTaagtttcaaaaataataaaaatcagccAAATttcttagtaaaaaaaaataaaataaaaacatactatagtaaatgatattaataacaataataaaaataacaatatatcatTATATCCTTATTATTCAAACCTTTTGaccagtgtgtatatataagaaaaaagatagatagatagatagatagaagataaatagatagatggagAAAAATACCTTAAATGTAAAGATATATTAATGTAAagatatgtgatgcgatctagcaAAACCcagcacatggtgaaatttgaccttttttaggctttgataccatatgaaatCTGGGTTCAAGTCCTTTCCAAACCTTCcaaacctttttattttgtgcataGTTTGAACGTAACCAAAGTTATTGCAATTTAAGTTAGCTGATAGCAGTTGTTGAACTGTTTGCgcactgtgcataaaacagactgtcatcggactcctttttagtaacttcatcattcaatccttcatctctggatgtgaaatattcagttataacattgtttagggcactgacatcaccaagattgagcagattgagacgagtaagatcggttaagtgagcagctgcagtacttcAGACTGTGTTGTTGCGCTCCGTCatctcacaatattaaaaaataagtaaataaaaaacattgcgTGTCTGtgtagtttacacaggactgacGGAGAATCTGAATTgataaacctttattaaatatgttttgtggtttgttttgataggtaaaatgtttttgtggtgttaagggaaagTACCTCAGCAGCTCGTTCTTAACATAAGGGAAAgacacagtcatttctgcttgctgtaataaatgcctttttttttctgcactaaacaagtgaatttcgcAGAGATGTTtacagagatgatagacaagatgctatagaataataatgtaatgaaaacctaattttgaccaaaaaatTACATTCAACCTATTTTTCGAATTTCCTGGAAACGACCCAGCGCGACATCCGAtgggttttcccagatcgcatcacgtatgtatgtatatatatatatatatatatatatatgtgtgtgtgtgtgtgtgtgtgtgtgtgtgtgtgtgtgtatatatatatatatatatatatatatatatatatatataaatatgtatttatatataaatgtatttttttaatatataaaacatataaactATGTACATCTATTTTTTAATGAGCTcttctattttatatacatttttatgaatgcagaaaatctttttcaaaaatacacacgcacatatatatgtacacacacacacgcattacattttatattataaattgtataaaaaatacatgaaaagtatagaattatattaataaaaagtataaattctataaatgatttaaacattATAGATTGTATAAgattttttgtatataaatgttcTAAATGTTACACATATATTCTTGAAATCagtctatatgtaaatatatatttctaacaGTATTTAAGCATAacctgtatataaaatatatttctagtttttgctgtaataaactgtgtgtgtatatatttcaaaatatgtatttttttatccatgtaaacatttatataaaatattgtgtgtatacttttttttttttttttttttttttttttctaaaaaaaagtattcatataatatatatatatatgtgtgtatatatatatatatatatatatatatatgtatatatgtgtagtATGTATgtaacatgtatatatatataggaggggcagtgttcagaagggaagggtccaggtaagtcGTTGCTTTTGACGGCTTTCAGTCCCCCCAACGttcccttcctggacccacgaggacaccagtgTGCATACACGGGGTcgagatttatttatatattatatttatttatattaaatataaataaataaatatttatatttaaagcttCACATACAATGctatacatttgaaaacaattattataaatgttgttaaaatataaataatacaaaaattttttttatgaactacattttttaaattttctatctatctatctatctctctctctctctctctctatatatatgtatgtttgtatgttaaTATTAGATATgctatacatattttaaagatcATAATCtatatacaaatgtataaataaaatgtacactaagtacatatatacaatttttgatttaaataaactatataggTTATACGCTGTAtggaattatttatatatatatatatatatatatatatatatatatatatatataatttggcaaaatcatttaaattttgttcccttttttttcaaattctgttttttcagtttcagtttttctggattcagtttttttcctttacattttttctaggctctgttttaatggttaaaattaaattgtattaaaggtgaagtccacttacagaaaaacaatttacaaataatttactcacccccttgtcatccaagatgttcatttctttctttcttcagtcgtaaagaaattgtgttttttgaggaaaacatttcagcatttttctccatataatggactgatatggtgccccgattttgaactttcaaaaatgtagtttacatgcaacttcaaatgatcccaaatgcggttgtgaaCAATTCCAGCcgatggtcttatctagtgaaatgatcggttattttttaaataaaaataaacagtttatatactttttaatgccaaacgcttgtcttgtcttactctgcctggactgtttttgttccggttcatgacagttagggtatgtcaaaaaactcccatctcatgttctcccttaacttcaaaatcctcCTATATcactattttaccttttttgttaagggtgtttgatcttctttgcatgttcactttgcaaacactgggtcggtacttctgcagcgatgttggatgattttgaaatgatttttgaagttgagggagaaaatctgattggagtttttcgacataccctaactgtcttgaaccacaatacacagagtccagggagagcaagacaagacgagcgtttgagattaaaagtatttaaattgtatttctgACATGACagtaaccgatcgtttcactagataagacccttcttcctcggctgagattgCTTAcatccgcatttgggatcatttgaagccgcatttaaactgcaaagttcaaaatcggggactgaaatgttttcatcaagaaacataatttctttacgactgaagaaagaaagacatgaacatcttggatgagaaaggggtgagtgcattatatgtgaatctttgacttctcctttaatcagaAAGCaggtctaattaattaaaatcataaaacttacACAATCTAACAGCAGTTTATGAAAAGTTTagcaaaacttacatttttaaggccctatgaaatgtttttttttctcttttttttttttttaaaccacattCTGTTTTCCAGATTTCACttaaatggtttcattaaatattcataatcaACAGCATctcttaataatggattttatatgattttatatatttttggtatatttttgtcacagtttctataagttaaaccagacttttattttgatgggttgctgctAGGTCTACTTGTAATTTCtttatccaaaatttggcaaattccttGACAATTCCACATTATGCAGTGAATTCCAATTTTTGACCAGATTGTGTAATACTGTCCACGTTTTCCACATTATTGTTATTTGCTGATATAAAGTGCGTAGTTTGTTTATAGATGTGTCCTCTTATTTTTCAGGTCACGGCCACAGTCATTCTCTATTTAATGGCAGCGTGGGACACGGACACAGTCACGGAGGCCACGGCCACAGTCACGAGTCCAAACACGGACACGATCACGGCCATTCGCACGGAGATCACGGACATTCACATGGAGGACATGGACATTCACATGACGATCCCCACTGCCACGGTCAGACCTCAAGCTGCTTTATTGATCTGAGTGCAGCTTCTGTTATGACTCAGGACCATTATAATGCATCAGATGTGTTATTTGGTCCTCATGCTGCGTGAAAATTGCAGAAGCTGTTTAGATCGTAATGGTGTCTGGTATAGCGTGATTCATTTCTAATCTGTCCGTGTCCTCAGATGACCACTTGCACACGCCGGGAAAAGGCTCCAGCAAGCAGATATTACAAGGTATGgcttttttcagtgtttgttcTCCAGGTGGCGCTAGAGATCTTGCAATATTTGCTTTGCTTTTAAAAGATATGAAAATATTTGCGATCACATCTATCAGGTCTAGACAGCTTTTTCCTCTTTTGTAGGGGGTCACTATTTTGAATTCTTAGTAGATGAGGTCCTGTTGTCATAACTcctaaaaaatcattttcttcatttaacCACTTGAAATGAGTGCTCAGGCTTGATGGACTTTTATGTGCAACCAAGTGACACCTCTGACCACCCCAACCTCTAACCTTTGACTCTGGGCTAACCGGGTTAACACTGACACCGGAGCAAACGCGGTACACTGTCGCTTTAAATCCTTTTGTCCGAGCCTGTGTGGGAAAGAGCAGAGCAGAGAAAGTAGTTTGTCCCCTTCACCCTggcacacacagagagagaatggATCCTTTGGGAGGCCTGCTCAGGGGAGAAAGAACGGGGCACGGAGGGGAGGACCATGTAGAGAGGGGGGTGGGGAGGAGAGGAGGTGACAGTGCAAAAGGTTACGCTGCCTCCATCCCAGCCGAGGGACCTCTTCTCCACTCCCCGTGATGAATTGCAAGTAGATTGTACCAGCCTCCCATCTTGGGGATTTTTATGTCTATTTTAGTTATGTTTATTATGGTTACTTTTTACACAGAATTCTTGGTAGATGTACTCTGTTTGTTAAAACGTGTAGTTTGCAACATAATGCACTGCACAGACTGCTGTATTCCAGATTGCAGTGCACtttctaataattattattattttacaaaaatatagaaatatagtggaacattattattaatattattagaccaaaaacagttttatttattgataatattttacaaaagataaataataataataataaagtaatacaaataaatgattaCTTTTACTtgataaaagtaaatattgtacctcattattattattattattattattaaaatattttgagttattaatagtaattaatactattttagaaaaatagaTTAGTATCATTGCTATTAAGTTACTGTTATtggaataataattaaaatggtgattgttattattttataaaaatctttttttttttttacaaaaatataatttaatgttttattattgttgttgtattattgtgttaaatgagaatattgttgttttgcaaaagataaatgttttcattaatcataattcttattcttattaccAAACAGTTTATTAGTAGATTATTTGTGGAAAAGTGATACAAAAAtagattaataatataattattactagTAGTATTAATCaaaggaaaatattttaaataaaatataaattttaatttgttataatatttaatattgttaagactatttactattttttgttataatatttaatattgttaagactaattactattactatttattaaaacaatactaataaatattattttacaaaaaatatagtggaatattattattattattattattaataataataatattaatactattattagaaaaaaagtttaatttattactgacagtattttacaaatgatacataataataataataataatgtaataaaaataaattattacttttacttgataaaagtaaatattgttcctcattagtgttattattatggaaatattttgaattatcaatagtattatatttaatctataaaaatagATTAGTGTCTTTTTTGctattaaattactattattggaataataaataaaatagtgattattattattattattattattttataaaaatctcttttttttacaacaacaaatgtaatggaatgttttattattgttatcgtattataatatttattttattaaatgagaatattaaatgttattttgcaaaagataaatattttcattaatcataattattcttattcttaagcgattaaaaaatagattaataCAAGTATTATTACTAGTAGTGTTAATCaaaggaaaatattttaaaatataaatttgaatgtgttataataagttattattttacaaaaacagattATTAGATTGTGGAAAAGTGATGCAAAAATaggtataatataaatattattcataGTAGTAGAAGTAacaaaagaaatataattttaatgaaatataaatattttcttttttatcttattaatatttataatttattaatatttttattttttcctcaaaaacatattaGTGGGTGATTTGTGAAAAGGtcatacaaaaacaaattaatattattagtagtagtactattaaTGAaaggaagatatttttgataaaaatattttcatacatcattttaatgttattataatgtattattattataattattattaatctttatcatttttatattttattataagttattattttacaaagatTATTAGTAGATTAAGGAAACGTGATACCAAAATAGATTAATAACATtactattagtagtagtattaatgaAGCGTTTtataagcatttatttatttttatttaatgaaaacataCTATCAGTAGATTATTTGTGGAAAAGTGAtacaaaaatgtgattaataatatacttagtagtagtagtagtagtattactgaaaggaatatatttttaataaaataaaaaaaatattgtaatatttttattttgtaatgcatttattgttgttttttaaattgatttatttttgcttttacagaaatacattttagtagaTTATTTTGGAAAgtgatacaaaatatataatatataatatatataatataaaatataaaaatgtataataattcattattattattatcatcattattattattattattattattactattttatttgttgttttacaaaaaaacaaacatgttatttttggaaaagcaatataaaaattatttaatgatataattattagtagtagtagtattaatgaaaggaagatattttaataaaaatataaatatgttcatatttatcattttaatatataataatgtgttattattattttatgtaaaaacagaCTGTTAGATGGTTATTTGTggaaaagtgatataaaaataggttaataatataataattattattagttgtatTAATGAAATTAggatattattaataaaatgtaaatattttcatatttttaatttttaatgttttataataattaatttgtattattattatgaaaattatctatctattaatcggatagttttttttttttttttttttttttttcctgttgatTGTAGACAGTTTGTGCAGCTTAGTAAGCTATTAGTACTGTTAGTAGTAAGCTAGTATTTCTAGTAGAATTTTATTCCAAACACAGCCGTTGTTTTTAAGGACACTAAGAGctctagtatttttttttttcgtttccAGTATTTGTTTTGACCACATTTGGACGGGGTCTTCGCATATTAGGGAGTTTGCTCCATTACTGCGGTTGTGCTTTCTGCAAATCTGAAAGCAACCGCAAGTATgtcatctcattctgagggaAGGAAAGGACATAGTGGAGCGTCTCATAGCGTGCCGTCACACCGCAGTCCACAGCTATTCTCCGGTGTCGATCAGGACAGCCAGTACAGACCCTCGAGTTCAGGAAACATTGACTGACTCACTCATGTTGGTTTTAACATAGTAGGTATGCTGTGATGTATTCTGCCAGTGCAGTCCTGCAGGTTGACCGTTCATTCGAGCATGTACTCGTATGACCTGTTTGTGGAATGACATCATCAGTTTGAGGGTTACCGCGAGAGCCGTATCCAAGGCGGCGGGTTCGTTCCGTCCGCAGTAGTCATGTTTAAACATGAGTGCTAGCAAATGTTGTGTCCCTCATCCCAGACACAATATTAACTCACTATTAGTGCTTTTGAAGTCAAACCAGGACCGTTCATGTAGACAAAAACCCTAGTTGCTGTAAACTAACTACACAGGCTGTTGAAAAACTGTCTACTTCAGAAGTGACTGAAAactttgaattaattaatcaatttatttttttttgtactcagctctcaattaatttaattaattgtaatattaatatagcattttataaaaatagatTACTAGTAGATTATTTCTGGAAAAGTGATACAAAAAGAGATTAATAATACAactattattaatagtagtGTTAATAAaaggaagatatttttaataaaatatattcatatttatcattttaatattttataacaaatttattgttgttattattattattatgcaaacatgttattttcagttttcattaattgtaatgttaatataaaatttcaTAAATATTGATGGTTTTTGAGTATATTAATATTGAGATATATATTTATGCTATTTCTATAAATgtacttaatatatttaatataagtaatatataaatatacttttttttttaaaaaagtaaaataagcataaatgcatagttatttgacattttatgaatttaaatattatagttttaatattaatatatttttttttgctcaacTCACCATTGATTCTAATAGTTTGatgttagcaagttgctaacaaaagtccatttttaatttgatttttttttttataattaattatattaattatattttataaatattaatgtttttgagtatATTAGTATTTAGATGTATATTTATCCTATATTTTACTATCCTCATATAAATATTCttagtatatttaatatacgttatatgttaaaaatacattcataaatattaatgtattaagtttttatattaatattgacaaagtaaaacatgtttaaatttaaaatatattaaattgaattaaattttttattatttataacattttataaatattaatgtttagtgagtatattaacattaacataataaaagatatattacatttatatttaaaatatattaaatttaatttgattcaatcattcatttataatataaatataacatttaataaatattattttgtttatatcttaatataaatattcttaatatatttaatatacattaaaaaatatatatatatatatacttattaaatattctaaatattaaaatgaacatataaatataataatttataggtttttttttatttcagaaatatatttaatattgagatatatatttttactcgcaatgtaaatatactttatgtattacacacaatatatagtgcataaatatatttattaaatagaatttattttaaatatatgaattaaatatataaattctattttgcgccatttaatatttttttcagctcACTACTGATTCTAGTTCATTGAGTTTGATGTTACCAAGTTGCTAAACTAaaagcacacacaaatatttggtaaaagtcatttttaatttgattcagttttgtaaatgtataaaatactattttattattaataatattaatgtaacattatatattgttttttgagtATATTAATATCGCGACATCAATATCTCTTATATTATCTTACATCTCgatataaatatacttaatgtattcaatatacataatatatataaatataatattaaaatatatat encodes the following:
- the slc30a7 gene encoding zinc transporter 7, with product MLPLSIKDDEYKPAKFNLFVKISGWFRSILADKTSRNLFFFLCLNLSFAFVELLYGIWSNSLGLISDSFHMFFDCTALLAGLAASVISRWRSNDSFSYGYVRAEVLAGFVNGLFLIFTAFFIFSEGVERALEPPDVHHERLLPVSIAGLLVNLVGIFVFQHGGHGHSHGGEGHGHSHSLFNGSVGHGHSHGGHGHSHESKHGHDHGHSHGDHGHSHGGHGHSHDDPHCHDDHLHTPGKGSSKQILQGVFLHIVADTLGSVGVIISAILMQKYDLMIADPICSMLIALLIGVSVVPLLRESIGILMQRTPPSLDHALPECYQRVQQLQGVYNLQEPHFWTLCTDVYIGTLKLLVAPDADSRWILSQTHNIFTQVGVRQLYVQVDVAAM